The segment attcaccAAAGTCATGATCtttattagataaatttaaatactttataAATGACTTTTAAGTTCAAGgggtaaatttgtaatttaacctacCCGATGGTAATAAATTCATTGGATATAAAAATGAGgtggaaaacaaaattaaaaggacAGGATTTTATTCTGTCAGGTTGTTTTCAcacatatattattaaactttacGAATTTTGGggcttgtttttatttatttatttatttattttgtaggtTTTGCCATAATGACAAAAATCTACCACGAGGGGTAAAtggtaataataaataaaaacaggTGCAGATGGTACTGGCAAAActttgtgttgtttttttgtttcttttgaggCAAATAATGTAACATTCCATCGTGTTTCATAATAAAGCTGttcatgtctttttttttttttttttttNCCCAAAAATGTGTTACGGGTCGTTAATATGTTTATTCGAGTGGATATAAAAGTATGTTAGAATGACTCGTGTTGATCTATGAGGATagtcttcatttttaataaaagaaaataaagggaaTGTTGAGTCATTAGGTGttgaatcaagaacaaaaaattatacCGAATCTACACTAAGGTATTGacgataaaaataaaaacatagaGATTAGGTTACCTACTCTTATCGTTCAAAGAAAATCCTTTCATTCCGAATTATTTAATTCGAAAAATCAAATCTCGAACACacgttttcctttttttttttttttttttttttttttttataaattaaagtgaaatgattttaattgaaaagatgattttgaaaagttaagcttattttgttttgggctttggCCCACGTCAATTGGTAGAGTTAATTTCAAGAGATTGAGTTACGATATCGAAAAGTAAATAGGTCGTATTAGGTTATTCGAGAAAGATTTGTGGTATGAGTTTAAGGGATATTTTGTAGTCTTCATCGTAGTAGAACCTATCGATGCAAAACATTGGACGTAATCTCGAGATTGGAACGAGCTATGCTCAAGATTTGTAGTAATAAGTAATGATACGTAGATATGTTTATTTAAACCACTGGACCAAGATCCTATAAGAATTTGTCTCGAACAATATGAAAAAGCTTTGTTTAAACCGGGAAGAGAATGGATAATGgagtagagagagatttcttgTTTAAACAGGGAATTCAATTCCAGCAAATTCTCTGTAGAAAATCTTCACCCTAATCTCGTGAAAACAACCGAACATTTTTTCaaagataaaaattgaaatagaaggCGAGGATGGAGACATGAAAGTCTTCTCCATTCTCGCTATGCTCGTAAACGTCTCTAATATCAAATAGTTGTAGAAATACGAGATTCGATCGAGATTTGAAAACGTGGAAGGAGGGGAGCATTAAAGGCAAATAATGaagattgaaaagaaaaaaggaaaattgagATGGGCCCAGTAGGTTCGTGATTTTGATTTACGAACCAACCAATGGACACGGTGGGGCACCCCTACGACCACGACCTCAACCACGACTACGACTACGTCCACGCTTCACTtgtatagaaaaaaaaaacatgtaatatttttatgttttttaaataatacattCGGTTTTATAGTAAGATCttagtgtttttttaatcGTCACGCTCTAGTCCACAAATTTTGTTATGtaacaatttttttcatataattaaaatattcgtAGGATGACACATCATTtcatattattgaaataatttaagctatgaatttgaaatgacGTATCTATCTAGGGTTTCTCCTATTCTTTGAATTTGAGCTCTTTAAGTTCTCGATTTCTTCCCCTAATCACTATTTTGTCATGCTGATAGCTAATGTGTTCCACTTATTAAACATGGTTTTACGGTCGATCCGCGATCCTTGAATATCGAAGGTGTCATTTGGGTGATCTCGTAGCTCAATCACATAGTTTGAAATCCTAAATATGGTGCCCTATGAgccttttattttgttgtatcGAAAGTGTACAATTTGGCCGACCTCAACCTTCTCCTTGATCAACGACTTGGTGGGCTCCAGAGATACCTCATCGTAGAGCTTATATGGTTCAAGGCTCGTTTAGGCTTTCGACTTGACGTTTTGATACTCTATTTTGACGTTTTTTGATACTCTACTTTGTTTCTGTTCAATTTGAGTCCAAATACTTTGAATCTAGCCTattcaattatataatataatatataattaatataaatgttaaaactattattgaatttgtttatggattaaaatagttactcattttttttgtCCCTCCCAAATCCATATTTGTTTGGTTATTTTTATACCTTTCCCATTTATCAAAAAGTAACCCTAGTTAGTCAATACTATTTTTGACATAGTCAACTCTAGACacaattacaaatttaccCTTCTCTtgaaataaaaactataaatagAGGAGATTGTTCCCTTTTGCCGGTTACCTATGGTCGTCAAAACACATCTAATATAGAGAGAATATAGCCCTACTCCAACCAGCGCCCTAGCATCGTtcaatgtctagctctgataccatttataataacccaagcccaccgctaaccgATAGTGTcaactttgacccgttacgtactgctgttagtctcacgattttaaaacgtattctttagggagaggtttccacacccttataacgaatgtttcgttcccctgttaaaccaatatgggatctcacaattcatccttTTCAGGGGCCAGCGTTGTCGTTGACACACCATTCAGTGATTGATAATAGTAtatgtaatagctcaagctcactggTAGTTGAGAGTTTATTACGATGGTTATAGTTAGGTAGGGTTATGGGGTCACGTACCCTACAACCACAGCCCACACGTTCAAAGGCTCAAAGGCAAAGGCATACACGGGTACACCCAACTTGAATGGCAATGGGGCGCATGGGCGTGATGAGAATTGGCGGCCCCCACATCACATGGCATTGTTTGTCCCTTAATATCTACGCTCCGCTCCCAATTTGCGTTCCCACAACCACtaaatttcttccctttctcttccatttGGGCGGCTTTTCTTGTCCCTCCTCTGTCCCCTCCCTCCGTCTTCCCTTTGCCCTCACTCTGCCCCCTTTTCCACCGACAATCCCATCCCAATCCCCTGTTTTCCTCACCTCCTTATCTATAAGATTTCACTCCTCACCGGAAGAACAAACCAGCAAAAAccccttttctcttcttcttcttcctccttcccAAACCCAGAAACAAATGGAATCCAAGCCTGCGTTTCAGACCGATCTCAACCTCGAAGCCACCGAGCTTCGTCTCGGACTTCCCGGAATCGCCACTGAAACAGACGACTCCCCGGAGAACTCATCCGGGCTTAAAACTAATAACAAGAGAAATTTACAGAATGACTCTGCTCCTCCCCCAAAGTGCGTGATGATTCGTCAAAATCTTTGTGttatttcctttgtttttgtgttttctgTTCTAAATTTGTGTTTTCTGATGTGGGTTTTGCAGGGCTCAGGTTGTTGGGTGGCCGCCGGTTAGATCTTTCCGGAAAAATACTCTTCAGATGAAGAAACcagcgacggcgacggcggcgGACTACGGCGGAGGATTCTTCGTGAAAGTGAGTATGGATGGCGCTCCTTATTTGAGGAAGATCGATTTGGGTCTCTACAAAGGCTACCCAGAACTTCTCAAGGCCTTGGAAGACATGTTCAAGTTCACCATCGGTAAGAAAACTCCTGAAgttcttcaacttttaaatGATTTCTGAGATGAAATAATGTTCTAAGGTAATGAAATTTGGTACCACAGGTCAGTACTCTGAGAGGGAAGGGTACAAGGGATCTGATTTTTCGCTAACATACGAAGATAAAGATGGGGATTGGATGCTCGTCGGCGATGTTCCATGGCAGTAAGT is part of the Cucurbita pepo subsp. pepo cultivar mu-cu-16 chromosome LG12, ASM280686v2, whole genome shotgun sequence genome and harbors:
- the LOC111806343 gene encoding auxin-induced protein 22B-like → MESKPAFQTDLNLEATELRLGLPGIATETDDSPENSSGLKTNNKRNLQNDSAPPPKAQVVGWPPVRSFRKNTLQMKKPATATAADYGGGFFVKVSMDGAPYLRKIDLGLYKGYPELLKALEDMFKFTIGQYSEREGYKGSDFSLTYEDKDGDWMLVGDVPWQMFISSCKRMRIMKGSDGCDV